A stretch of the Zonotrichia albicollis isolate bZonAlb1 chromosome 29, bZonAlb1.hap1, whole genome shotgun sequence genome encodes the following:
- the BABAM1 gene encoding BRISC and BRCA1-A complex member 1 isoform X5, translating into MDTSEPGSAAEDEEEKVPDVRPRTRSNPEGAEDRAPSGPGSVGSRGEAPGNRGEAPGNRSEGEGEAASAGHSPPGQPGTAWHGPASHGQHGEVTVRTPRVNCPEKVIICLDLAEEMAVPKLESFNGCRSNALTVAQKMIEMFVRTKHKIDKSHEFALVVVNNDATWLSGFTSDPREVCSCLYDLDTVVCQSFNLDGLFNLIQQKVELPVTDNVQTIPPPFVVRTILVFGRPHCQPHFCGGEHVKKLLQCPYFFFDVVYIHNGMDEKEDESSWKDMFGFFGSLDTKGTNYKYEVALAGPALELHNCMAKLLAHPLQRPCQSHAHYGLLDGGDSPEGEAAS; encoded by the exons ATGGACACGTCGGAGCCGGGCAGCGCCGccgaggatgaggaggagaaggTTCCAGATGTTCGGCCCCGCACCCGTTCGAACCCCGAGGGTGCCGAGGACCGAGCCCCGAGTGGGCCGGGCAGCGTGGGCAGCCGGGGAGAGGCCCCGGGGAACCGGGGAGAGGCTCCGGGGAACCGCAGCGAGGGCGAGGGGGAGGCGGCCAGCGCCGGGCACAGCCCCCCCGGGCAGCCTGGCACGGCTTGGCACGGCCCGGCCAGCCACGGGCAGCACGGCGAGGTGACCGTCAGAACACCGCGGGTCAACTGCCCCGAGAAGGTG atcATCTGCCTGGACCTGGCCGAGGAGATGGCAGTGCCCAAACTGGAGTCCTTCAATGg GTGCCGCAGCAACGCCCTGACGGTGGCCCAGAAGATGATCGAGATGTTCGTCAGGACCAAACACAAAATCGACAAAAGCCACGAGTTCGCCCTGGTGGTGGTGAACAATGATGCCACCTGG CTCTCAGGGTTCACGTCAGACCCGCGTGAGGTTTGCAGCTGCCTCTACGACCTGGACACCGTCGTGTGCCAGTCCTTCA ATCTGGATGGGCTCTTCAACCTCAT ccagcaGAAGGTGGAGCTGCCGGTGACCGACAACGTCCAGACCATCCCCCCGCCCTTCGTGGTCAGAACCATCCTGGTGTTCGGGCGCCCGCACTGCCAGCCCCACTTCTGCGGGGGCGAGCACGTCAAG aaGCTGCTGCAGTGCCCCTATTTCTTCTTCGACGTTGTTTACATCCACAACGGGATGGATGAAAAGGAAGACGAGAGCAGCTGGAAG gacaTGTTCGGGTTTTTCGGCAGCCTGGACACCAAAGGCACCAACTACAAGTACGAGGTGGCCCTGGCGGGGCCGGCGCTGGAGCTGCACAACTGCATGGCCAAGCTGCTGGCGCATCCCCTGCAGCGGCCGTGCCAGAGCCACGCGCACTACGGGCTGCTGGACGGGGGGGACAGCCCCGAGGGGGAGGCCGCCAGCTGA
- the BABAM1 gene encoding BRISC and BRCA1-A complex member 1 isoform X1, protein MVAAGHPKGLQLPSALPRRHFRRSPSCGERGPRHREPPGLGSQPHSNPKPADFGVLAPAHPPVLGCQPPSFGMDTSEPGSAAEDEEEKVPDVRPRTRSNPEGAEDRAPSGPGSVGSRGEAPGNRGEAPGNRSEGEGEAASAGHSPPGQPGTAWHGPASHGQHGEVTVRTPRVNCPEKVIICLDLAEEMAVPKLESFNGCRSNALTVAQKMIEMFVRTKHKIDKSHEFALVVVNNDATWLSGFTSDPREVCSCLYDLDTVVCQSFNLDGLFNLIQQKVELPVTDNVQTIPPPFVVRTILVFGRPHCQPHFCGGEHVKKLLQCPYFFFDVVYIHNGMDEKEDESSWKDMFGFFGSLDTKGTNYKYEVALAGPALELHNCMAKLLAHPLQRPCQSHAHYGLLDGGDSPEGEAAS, encoded by the exons ATGGTTGCGGCGGGACACCCAAAGGGACTACAACTCCCATCAGCCCTCCCGCGGCGCCATTTCCGGCGGAGCCCGAGCTGCGGTGAGCG GGGTCCCAGGCACAGAGAACCCCCAGgtttggggtcccagccccacagcaacCCCAAACccgctgattttggggtgctaGCTCCAGCACACCCCCCGGTTTTGGGGTGCCAGCCCCCCAGTTTCGGGATGGACACGTCGGAGCCGGGCAGCGCCGccgaggatgaggaggagaaggTTCCAGATGTTCGGCCCCGCACCCGTTCGAACCCCGAGGGTGCCGAGGACCGAGCCCCGAGTGGGCCGGGCAGCGTGGGCAGCCGGGGAGAGGCCCCGGGGAACCGGGGAGAGGCTCCGGGGAACCGCAGCGAGGGCGAGGGGGAGGCGGCCAGCGCCGGGCACAGCCCCCCCGGGCAGCCTGGCACGGCTTGGCACGGCCCGGCCAGCCACGGGCAGCACGGCGAGGTGACCGTCAGAACACCGCGGGTCAACTGCCCCGAGAAGGTG atcATCTGCCTGGACCTGGCCGAGGAGATGGCAGTGCCCAAACTGGAGTCCTTCAATGg GTGCCGCAGCAACGCCCTGACGGTGGCCCAGAAGATGATCGAGATGTTCGTCAGGACCAAACACAAAATCGACAAAAGCCACGAGTTCGCCCTGGTGGTGGTGAACAATGATGCCACCTGG CTCTCAGGGTTCACGTCAGACCCGCGTGAGGTTTGCAGCTGCCTCTACGACCTGGACACCGTCGTGTGCCAGTCCTTCA ATCTGGATGGGCTCTTCAACCTCAT ccagcaGAAGGTGGAGCTGCCGGTGACCGACAACGTCCAGACCATCCCCCCGCCCTTCGTGGTCAGAACCATCCTGGTGTTCGGGCGCCCGCACTGCCAGCCCCACTTCTGCGGGGGCGAGCACGTCAAG aaGCTGCTGCAGTGCCCCTATTTCTTCTTCGACGTTGTTTACATCCACAACGGGATGGATGAAAAGGAAGACGAGAGCAGCTGGAAG gacaTGTTCGGGTTTTTCGGCAGCCTGGACACCAAAGGCACCAACTACAAGTACGAGGTGGCCCTGGCGGGGCCGGCGCTGGAGCTGCACAACTGCATGGCCAAGCTGCTGGCGCATCCCCTGCAGCGGCCGTGCCAGAGCCACGCGCACTACGGGCTGCTGGACGGGGGGGACAGCCCCGAGGGGGAGGCCGCCAGCTGA
- the PLVAP gene encoding plasmalemma vesicle-associated protein, protein MEKSSFAMAKFGLEHKEAMPKRDCGFYLKYIFLFTSLIQFLIILGLVLFMVYGNAQAGTDTHLRLLEEQVQSHYRRIVALGATNANLSRTLNATLKDRDKVQGMALKAQRELEKCNSSQASSSIPQLQELVFQQLRLKECQVITTLINNTCTAEKLQLQRQLDQASLSKRTLEGSRQQSQAELTKVTQEKDKCQQDLKSARTEGDMSRMELDVHKHRCSSLQSDVSEKILRVLDLAKQYQCKEAEKELGQIRERVEELLRRQKERDSLFVWRSSCELSVQQCRHNCSRDTQELQQRIQGLEKLQKDGEEERKRLQADKEKVGKELEEKRKAAAAMEESLRQQLGVCMGTKMSHLDLPGSRGPGSAARSSSFPGTGAYMELLKNPAILGTMGMQNPVELQQMLQLMEQYTATLKNASG, encoded by the exons ATGGAGAAGAGCAGCTTTGCCATGGCCAAGTTCGGGCTGGAGCACAAGGAGGCGATGCCGAAGCGCGACTGCGGTTTTTACctcaaatacatttttcttttcacttcgCTGATCCAATTCCTGATCATCCTGGGGCTCGTGCTCTTCATGGTGTACGGGAACGCCCAGGCGGGCACCGACACCCACCtgaggctgctggaggagcaggtGCAGAGCCACTACCGCAGGATTGTCGCCCTGGGTGCCACCAACGCCAACCTGAGCCGCACGCTCAACGCCACCCTGAAGGACAGGGACAAGGTGCAGGGGATGGCGCTGAAGgcgcagagggagctggagaagtGTAACAGCAGCCAGGCCTCCAGCAGCATCCCGCAG ctgcaggagctcgTGTTCCAGCAGCTGAGGCTGAAAGAGTGCCAGGTGATCACCACCCTCATCAATAACACCTGCACCG ctgagaagctgcagctgcagcggCAGCTGGACCAGGCCAGCTTGTCCAAGAGAACCCTGgagggcagcaggcagcagagccaggccgAGTTGACCAAAGTGACCCAGGAGAAGGACAAGTGCCAGCAGGACCTGAAGAGTGCCAGGACCGAGGGCGACATGAGCAGGATGGAGCTGGATGTGCACAAACAtcgctgcagctccctgcagagcgATGTGAGTGAGAAGATCCTGAGGGTTTTGGATCTGGCCAAGCAATACCAGTGCAAAGAGGCCgagaaggagctggggcagatccgGGAGCGCGTGGAGGAGCTGCTGCGGCGGCAGAAGGAGCGCGACTCGCTCTTCGTGTGGAGGAGCAGCTGTGAGCTGAGCGTGCAGCAGTGCCGCCACAACTGCTCCCGCGACacgcaggagctgcagcagaggatcCAGGGGCTGGAGAAGCTCCAGAAGGACggtgaggaggagaggaagaggcTGCAGGCGGACAAGGAGAAggtggggaaggagctggaggagaagaggaaggcGGCGGCGGCGATGGAGGAGTCGCTGCGGCAGCAGCTCGGGGTCTGCATGGGAACCAag ATGTCCCACCTGGACCTGCCGGGCTCGCGGGGgccaggcagcgctgcccgctcgagctccttccctggcacGGGCGCCTacatggagctcctgaagaACCCGGCCATCCTGGGCACCATGG GAATGCAGAACCcggtggagctccagcagatgCTGCAGTTGATGGAGCAATACACGGCCACCCTGAAGAAcgccag CGGATAA
- the CCDC194 gene encoding coiled-coil domain-containing protein 194, with protein MDPAVPRATLKVLALCAALLLLVAAVTVAAALLLWRSEALGKLRGCRERAANESRELGTRLAELERHRERLRSDGDALRRELARARGDSSRDNASLVSCRQRAARLEANVTALGDELVALRSERAQLAGDKVALQEEVAWGAEQARELRRRLQEALEEQRELRERRERCEARQRELQDSLRDYAAELEARRRRGRDRGSGRRCSPGQRKG; from the exons ATGGACCCCGCGGTGCCCCGGGCCACGCTGAAGGTGCTGGCGCTGTGcgcggcgctgctgctgctggtggcggCGGTGACAGTGGCGGCGGCGCTGCTACTGTGGCGCTCCGAGGCGCTGGGGAAGCTGCGCGGCTGCCGGGAGCGGGCGGCCAACGAGAGCCGGGAGCTCGGGACGCGCCTGGCCGAGCTGgagcggcaccgggagcggctGCGGAGCGACGGGGACGCGCTGCGCCGGGAGCTGGCGCGGGCACGGGGCgacagcagcagggacaatgcCAGCCTCGTGTCCTGCCGCCAGCGGGCG gccaggctggaggccAATGTCACCGCGCTGGGGGACGAGCTGGTGGCGCTGCGGAGCGAGCGGGCGCAGCTGGCCGGTGACAAAGTGGCGCTGCAAG AGGAGGTGGCGTGGGGCGCAGAGCAGGCGCGGGAGCTGCGGCGGCGGCTGCAGGAGGCACTGGAGGAGCAGCGGGAGCTGCGGGAGCGCCGGGAGCGCTGCGAGGCGCgacagagggagctgcaggacagcct CCGGGACTACGCGGCCGAGCTGgaggcgcggcggcggcggggccgggacaGAGGCAGCGGGCGCAGGTGTTCCCCGGGCCAGCG GAAGGGCTGA
- the BABAM1 gene encoding BRISC and BRCA1-A complex member 1 isoform X2 gives MVAAGHPKGLQLPSALPRRHFRRSPSCGERGPRHREPPGLGSQPHSNPKPADFGVLAPAHPPVLGCQPPSFGMDTSEPGSAAEDEEEKVPDVRPRTRSNPEGAEDRAPSGPGSVGSRGEAPGNRGEAPGNRSEGEGEAASAGHSPPGQPGTAWHGPASHGQHGEVTVRTPRVNCPEKVIICLDLAEEMAVPKLESFNGCRSNALTVAQKMIEMFVRTKHKIDKSHEFALVVVNNDATWLSGFTSDPREVCSCLYDLDTVVCQSFNLDGLFNLIQQKVELPVTDNVQTIPPPFVVRTILVFGRPHCQPHFCGGEHVKLLQCPYFFFDVVYIHNGMDEKEDESSWKDMFGFFGSLDTKGTNYKYEVALAGPALELHNCMAKLLAHPLQRPCQSHAHYGLLDGGDSPEGEAAS, from the exons ATGGTTGCGGCGGGACACCCAAAGGGACTACAACTCCCATCAGCCCTCCCGCGGCGCCATTTCCGGCGGAGCCCGAGCTGCGGTGAGCG GGGTCCCAGGCACAGAGAACCCCCAGgtttggggtcccagccccacagcaacCCCAAACccgctgattttggggtgctaGCTCCAGCACACCCCCCGGTTTTGGGGTGCCAGCCCCCCAGTTTCGGGATGGACACGTCGGAGCCGGGCAGCGCCGccgaggatgaggaggagaaggTTCCAGATGTTCGGCCCCGCACCCGTTCGAACCCCGAGGGTGCCGAGGACCGAGCCCCGAGTGGGCCGGGCAGCGTGGGCAGCCGGGGAGAGGCCCCGGGGAACCGGGGAGAGGCTCCGGGGAACCGCAGCGAGGGCGAGGGGGAGGCGGCCAGCGCCGGGCACAGCCCCCCCGGGCAGCCTGGCACGGCTTGGCACGGCCCGGCCAGCCACGGGCAGCACGGCGAGGTGACCGTCAGAACACCGCGGGTCAACTGCCCCGAGAAGGTG atcATCTGCCTGGACCTGGCCGAGGAGATGGCAGTGCCCAAACTGGAGTCCTTCAATGg GTGCCGCAGCAACGCCCTGACGGTGGCCCAGAAGATGATCGAGATGTTCGTCAGGACCAAACACAAAATCGACAAAAGCCACGAGTTCGCCCTGGTGGTGGTGAACAATGATGCCACCTGG CTCTCAGGGTTCACGTCAGACCCGCGTGAGGTTTGCAGCTGCCTCTACGACCTGGACACCGTCGTGTGCCAGTCCTTCA ATCTGGATGGGCTCTTCAACCTCAT ccagcaGAAGGTGGAGCTGCCGGTGACCGACAACGTCCAGACCATCCCCCCGCCCTTCGTGGTCAGAACCATCCTGGTGTTCGGGCGCCCGCACTGCCAGCCCCACTTCTGCGGGGGCGAGCACGTCAAG CTGCTGCAGTGCCCCTATTTCTTCTTCGACGTTGTTTACATCCACAACGGGATGGATGAAAAGGAAGACGAGAGCAGCTGGAAG gacaTGTTCGGGTTTTTCGGCAGCCTGGACACCAAAGGCACCAACTACAAGTACGAGGTGGCCCTGGCGGGGCCGGCGCTGGAGCTGCACAACTGCATGGCCAAGCTGCTGGCGCATCCCCTGCAGCGGCCGTGCCAGAGCCACGCGCACTACGGGCTGCTGGACGGGGGGGACAGCCCCGAGGGGGAGGCCGCCAGCTGA
- the BABAM1 gene encoding BRISC and BRCA1-A complex member 1 isoform X3 encodes MVAAGHPKGLQLPSALPRRHFRRSPSCAPAHPPVLGCQPPSFGMDTSEPGSAAEDEEEKVPDVRPRTRSNPEGAEDRAPSGPGSVGSRGEAPGNRGEAPGNRSEGEGEAASAGHSPPGQPGTAWHGPASHGQHGEVTVRTPRVNCPEKVIICLDLAEEMAVPKLESFNGCRSNALTVAQKMIEMFVRTKHKIDKSHEFALVVVNNDATWLSGFTSDPREVCSCLYDLDTVVCQSFNLDGLFNLIQQKVELPVTDNVQTIPPPFVVRTILVFGRPHCQPHFCGGEHVKKLLQCPYFFFDVVYIHNGMDEKEDESSWKDMFGFFGSLDTKGTNYKYEVALAGPALELHNCMAKLLAHPLQRPCQSHAHYGLLDGGDSPEGEAAS; translated from the exons ATGGTTGCGGCGGGACACCCAAAGGGACTACAACTCCCATCAGCCCTCCCGCGGCGCCATTTCCGGCGGAGCCCGAGCTGCG CTCCAGCACACCCCCCGGTTTTGGGGTGCCAGCCCCCCAGTTTCGGGATGGACACGTCGGAGCCGGGCAGCGCCGccgaggatgaggaggagaaggTTCCAGATGTTCGGCCCCGCACCCGTTCGAACCCCGAGGGTGCCGAGGACCGAGCCCCGAGTGGGCCGGGCAGCGTGGGCAGCCGGGGAGAGGCCCCGGGGAACCGGGGAGAGGCTCCGGGGAACCGCAGCGAGGGCGAGGGGGAGGCGGCCAGCGCCGGGCACAGCCCCCCCGGGCAGCCTGGCACGGCTTGGCACGGCCCGGCCAGCCACGGGCAGCACGGCGAGGTGACCGTCAGAACACCGCGGGTCAACTGCCCCGAGAAGGTG atcATCTGCCTGGACCTGGCCGAGGAGATGGCAGTGCCCAAACTGGAGTCCTTCAATGg GTGCCGCAGCAACGCCCTGACGGTGGCCCAGAAGATGATCGAGATGTTCGTCAGGACCAAACACAAAATCGACAAAAGCCACGAGTTCGCCCTGGTGGTGGTGAACAATGATGCCACCTGG CTCTCAGGGTTCACGTCAGACCCGCGTGAGGTTTGCAGCTGCCTCTACGACCTGGACACCGTCGTGTGCCAGTCCTTCA ATCTGGATGGGCTCTTCAACCTCAT ccagcaGAAGGTGGAGCTGCCGGTGACCGACAACGTCCAGACCATCCCCCCGCCCTTCGTGGTCAGAACCATCCTGGTGTTCGGGCGCCCGCACTGCCAGCCCCACTTCTGCGGGGGCGAGCACGTCAAG aaGCTGCTGCAGTGCCCCTATTTCTTCTTCGACGTTGTTTACATCCACAACGGGATGGATGAAAAGGAAGACGAGAGCAGCTGGAAG gacaTGTTCGGGTTTTTCGGCAGCCTGGACACCAAAGGCACCAACTACAAGTACGAGGTGGCCCTGGCGGGGCCGGCGCTGGAGCTGCACAACTGCATGGCCAAGCTGCTGGCGCATCCCCTGCAGCGGCCGTGCCAGAGCCACGCGCACTACGGGCTGCTGGACGGGGGGGACAGCCCCGAGGGGGAGGCCGCCAGCTGA
- the BABAM1 gene encoding BRISC and BRCA1-A complex member 1 isoform X4, whose amino-acid sequence MVAAGHPKGLQLPSALPRRHFRRSPSCGERGPRHREPPGLGSQPHSNPKPADFGVLAPAHPPVLGCQPPSFGMDTSEPGSAAEDEEEKVPDVRPRTRSNPEGAEDRAPSGPGSVGSRGEAPGNRGEAPGNRSEGEGEAASAGHSPPGQPGTAWHGPASHGQHGEVTVRTPRVNCPEKVIICLDLAEEMAVPKLESFNGCRSNALTVAQKMIEMFVRTKHKIDKSHEFALVVVNNDATWLSGFTSDPREVCSCLYDLDTVVCQSFNLDGLFNLISCCSAPISSSTLFTSTTGWMKRKTRAAGRTCSGFSAAWTPKAPTTSTRWPWRGRRWSCTTAWPSCWRIPCSGRARATRTTGCWTGGTAPRGRPPAERGDRPPLRGQAAL is encoded by the exons ATGGTTGCGGCGGGACACCCAAAGGGACTACAACTCCCATCAGCCCTCCCGCGGCGCCATTTCCGGCGGAGCCCGAGCTGCGGTGAGCG GGGTCCCAGGCACAGAGAACCCCCAGgtttggggtcccagccccacagcaacCCCAAACccgctgattttggggtgctaGCTCCAGCACACCCCCCGGTTTTGGGGTGCCAGCCCCCCAGTTTCGGGATGGACACGTCGGAGCCGGGCAGCGCCGccgaggatgaggaggagaaggTTCCAGATGTTCGGCCCCGCACCCGTTCGAACCCCGAGGGTGCCGAGGACCGAGCCCCGAGTGGGCCGGGCAGCGTGGGCAGCCGGGGAGAGGCCCCGGGGAACCGGGGAGAGGCTCCGGGGAACCGCAGCGAGGGCGAGGGGGAGGCGGCCAGCGCCGGGCACAGCCCCCCCGGGCAGCCTGGCACGGCTTGGCACGGCCCGGCCAGCCACGGGCAGCACGGCGAGGTGACCGTCAGAACACCGCGGGTCAACTGCCCCGAGAAGGTG atcATCTGCCTGGACCTGGCCGAGGAGATGGCAGTGCCCAAACTGGAGTCCTTCAATGg GTGCCGCAGCAACGCCCTGACGGTGGCCCAGAAGATGATCGAGATGTTCGTCAGGACCAAACACAAAATCGACAAAAGCCACGAGTTCGCCCTGGTGGTGGTGAACAATGATGCCACCTGG CTCTCAGGGTTCACGTCAGACCCGCGTGAGGTTTGCAGCTGCCTCTACGACCTGGACACCGTCGTGTGCCAGTCCTTCA ATCTGGATGGGCTCTTCAACCTCAT aaGCTGCTGCAGTGCCCCTATTTCTTCTTCGACGTTGTTTACATCCACAACGGGATGGATGAAAAGGAAGACGAGAGCAGCTGGAAG gacaTGTTCGGGTTTTTCGGCAGCCTGGACACCAAAGGCACCAACTACAAGTACGAGGTGGCCCTGGCGGGGCCGGCGCTGGAGCTGCACAACTGCATGGCCAAGCTGCTGGCGCATCCCCTGCAGCGGCCGTGCCAGAGCCACGCGCACTACGGGCTGCTGGACGGGGGGGACAGCCCCGAGGGGGAGGCCGCCAGCTGAGAGAGGGGACAGGCCGCCCCTCAGGGGACAGGCCGCCCTCTGA